The Nostoc sp. 'Lobaria pulmonaria (5183) cyanobiont' DNA window CAAGCCCAAACCACCCTCAACCAAGCGCAAACAAAACTTGCACAAGCACAGAAAGCAACAAAAGGAGCAGAAGCAGCACAAAAAGAAGCACAAAAGGGAACGGAATTAGAACGGGCTGGAGTTAATGCTTTAAAACAATTTGAATATACGGAGTTAGAATCGCTGGTGTCAGCAATGCAGAGTGGGAAAGAGTTAAAAAAGTTGGTAAAAGATGGTCGCCCTTTAGAAAAATATCCAGCTATCAGCCCTATTTTTGCTTTGGATAGTATTCTCAATAAAATTAAAGAACATAACCAGTTGCAAGGGCATCAACGCTCAGTCTCTAGTGTGAGTTTCAGCCCGGACGGCAAAACCATCGCCACGGCATCATCTGACAAGACAGCGCGGTTGTGGAACCTGCAAGGGCAACTGCTGCAAGAATTCAAAGGGCATCAAGGCGCAGTCACAAGTGTGAGTTTCAGCCCGGACGGCAAAACCATCGCCACGGCATCTTATGACAACACAGCGCGGTTGTGGAACCTGCAAGGGCAACTGCTGCAAGAATTCAAAGGGCATCAAGGCGCAGTCACAAGTGTGAGTTTCAGCCCGGACGGCAAAACCATCGCCACGGCATCAGATGACAAGACAGCGCGGTTGTGGAACCTGCAAGGGCAACTGCTGCAAGAATTCAAAGGGCATCAAGGCGCAGTCACAAGTGTGAGTTTCAGCCCGGACGGCAAAACCATCGCCACGGCATCAGATGACAAGACAGCGCGGTTGTGGAACCTGCAAGGGCAACTGCTGCAAGAATTCAAAGGGCATCAAGGCGCAGTCACAAGTGTGAGTTTCAGCCCGGACGGCAAAACCATCGCCACGGCATCTTATGACAACACAGCGCGGTTGTGGAACCTGCAAGGGCAACTGCTGCAAGAATTCAAAGGGCATCAAGGCAGTGTCTTAAGTGTGAGTTTCAGCCCGGACGGCAAAACCATCGCCACGGCATCTTATGACAACACAGCGCGGTTGTGGAACCTGCAAGGGCAACTGCTGCAAGAATTCAAAGGGCATCAAGATTGGGTCACAAGTGTGAGTTTCAGCCCGGACGGCAAAACCATCGCCACGGCATCACTTGACGGTACAGCGCGGTTGTGGAACCTGCAAGGGCAACTGCTGCAAGAATTCAAAGGGCATCAAGGCGCAGTCAGAAGTGTGAGTTTCAGCCCGGACGGCAAAACCATCGCCACGGCATCACTTGACGGTACAGCGCGGTTGTGGAACCTGCAAGGGCAACTGCTGCAAGAATTCAAAGGGCATCAAGGCGCAGTCAGAAGTGTGAGTTTCAGCCCGGACGGCAAAACCATCGCCACGGCATCACTTGACGGTACAGCGCGGTTGTGGAACCTGCAAGGGCAACTGCTGCAAGAATTCAAAGGGCATCAAGGCGCAGTCAGAAGTGTGAGTTTCAGCCCGGACGGCAAAACCATCGCCACGGCATCAGATGACAAGACAGCGCGGTTGTGGAACCTGCAAAGGCAACTGCTGCAAGAATTCAAAGGGCATCAAGGCGCAGTCAGAAGTGTGAGTTTCAGCCCGGACGGCAAAACCATCGCCACGGCATCATCTGACAACACAGCGCGGTTGTGGAACCTGCAAGGGCAACTGCTGCAAGAATTCAAAGGGCATCAAGGCCCAGTCTTAAGTGTGAGTTTCAGCCCGGACGGCAAAACCATCGCCACGGCATCAGATGACAACACAGCGCGGTTGTGGAACCTGCAAAGGCAACTGCTGCAAGAATTCAAAGGGCATCAAGATTGGGTCACAAGTGTGAGTTTCAGCCCGGACGGCAAAACCATCGCCACGGCATCATCTGACAACACAGCGCGGTTGTGGAACCTGCAAGGGCAACTGCTGCAAGAATTCAAAGGGCATCAAGGCCCAGTCTTAAGTGTGAGTTTCAGCCCGGACGGCAAAACCATCGCCACGGCATCAGATGACAACACAGCGCGGTTGTGGCCTGTGGAGAATTTAGACCAATTGCTGGTGCGGGGTTGCAATTGGCTGCATGATTATTTGCAGAATAACCCGAATTTGAGTGAGAGCGACAAGCATCTCTGCGATGATATCAAGTAAGAGCCAAGCGCTGGCGACAAGCCGCTTCTCTACAAGACGCTGCGCGAATGCGTCTATGCAATACGGTTCGGTTAAGATCCCCCCGCCTACGGCGACCCCCTTAAAAAGGGGGTAAAAGAGACTTGTAAGCCCCCCTTTTTAAGGGGGGTTGGGGGGATCTTCAAAATATGAAAACGTTAACTGACCCGTATTTTGCGTCTATGCACCTTCTAAAATTATCTCAGGCGATCGCCATCTCTTCTCTAACCCCCTTCTCCTCTCATGGGATGATGAAGTAAAAGGGACTCTTTATTGGGGATTGGGTAATCTGGCAATTTACGATGACCTAGAAGATTTGCTACAGCATTATGACTCTTCTAGTCTGGGCGCAAATGCTTAAATACTAAAAGGGTAAGCGATTCTCCAGAGGAGAGGCTACGCCAACGCAGTCAATTCATCAACTAAGTTGTGCAATATTGTATTACTCAAAAAGCCTTAGTCAATCTCAGAGGCTTTTTTAAGGGACGTTAGGGGGAATCAACAAGTGCCTAAAATTACAGCCAATCACTTTTAAAATCTTCTCTAAGTAAGAGACAATAAATAGGACATCTGTCTTATGCTAATTATCCTATGGGGATAAAATACAGAGATGTCTGTAACAAAGCGGCTGGAAGTTTTAGATTTCATTCGGGAACTTCGTCAGCAGCTCAATCTTTCTCAAAAACAGTTTGCTGCTAAATTAGGAGTTTACTTTCAAACAGTTAATCGTTGGGAAAATGGGCATACAGTCCCTTCACGCATAGCGCTAAAACGTAATAGAAGAAATGTTACGGAAGATGGGTGAACCCGGCAAAAGATTGCTAAATCAGTATTTTACAGAAGCAGAGTAGGGTTATGAGTCGTAAGGCGAGGGTATCTCAATCCCAAAACATCTTTGCTGGCGCTAGAAACAAGGGCGCAATCATTCGGGAGCAACTGCTGCACTATAGTATTGCTTTGCTATCCGTTGCCTTAGCAGTGGGAATAACGCTGCTGCTCCGTCCATATTTCACCGCAGCACCTGCGGCACTCTTTTTGGCTGCGGTGATGGTAAGTGCCTGGTACGGGGGTTTCGCACCAGGACTACTTGCAACTGTTTTGTCTACTTTGGTAATCAACTACTTGTTTCATCATCCGCTCTATCCGCAGAAGATTACAAATCTGGACATTTTAGTGCGGCTAGTCGTGTTCGTGATCACAGCAGGGTTAATCATCTGGCTCAACGAATCACGCCGCACAGCCCAAAGAAAAGCTGAAGCGAGTTTGAAGTCACTACGCGAAAGCGAGACACGGTTTGGTCGCTTAACCGAGTCTAATATTATTGGGGTGATTGTGGTCAATCTGAATGGCTTAATCATTGAAGCCAATGATGCCTTTCTACAAATGCTCAATTATACCCGCGAGGATTTGCGCTCTGGTCGAATCCGCTGGGGCGAGATCGTTCCACTCGAATACATTGAGGTGAGCGAACGAGCGATTCAAGAACTGACAATTACTGGGAGTTGTAAGCCCTTTGAGCAGGAATACATCCGCAAAGACGGCTCTCAAGTTCCCGTCCTAGTTGGCTTTGCTAAACAGGGAGATCGGACAATCATTGGTTTTGTTCTTGACTTGAGCGAACGCAAACAAGCCGAAGCAGAAGCCCAGCATCGCGCCCGCCAAGCAGAAGAAGCCCAGAGCATTTTGCAAATGCTCCTAGAACACGTCCCAGAGGGAATTACGATCGCTGGTGGCCCCCCTGATTTCCCAATCATCGCTAACAGCAAACTCGCGCAAGAGCTTTTGGGCAGAGCAAGTGAATCTCTGGTTGGCATCTCTTCTGAGTCTTATGTTCAGCTCTACGGTCTGTTCCTAGCTGATGGTGTAACGTCCCTCACCTTAGAGCAACTACCTTTATACCGTGCTACGCGCTATGGTGAAACGATCCGCGATCAAGAATGCATCATTGAACGTCCAGATGGTACTACAATTACAGCGATCGCTAATGTCGTACCAATTCGAGATTCCCAAGGTCAGATTATTGGTGCAATAGATTGCTGGCGCGATATCACCAACCGTAAGCTCATAGAAGAAGCACTGCGGCAACGAGAAACAGAACTTCGTTTAATTACAGATACGCTACCAGTTCTGATTTCCTTTGTAGATTCAGAACAACGCTACCGCTTCAACAACCGAGTATATGAAAAGTGGTTTGGGCATCCGGTTGCAAATATATATGGAAAGCATCTTTGGGAAGTTGTGGGTGAACCCGCCTATCAAGGAATTCGTCGCTATGTAGAACAGGTACTCGCAGGAGAGCAGGTAACATTTGAAAGTCAAATGCCTTATAAAGATGGAGGCACACGCTACATTAATGCCATTTATGTTCCCCAGTTTAATAAACAGGGAATCGTTGAAGGGTATGCGGCGTTAATCGCTGACATTAGCGAACAGCAAGCTGCGCTGCGCGAACGCAAGTTGACAGAAGAAGCGCTACGTGACAGTGAGGAGCGATACCGAATTTTAGCGGAAGTCTCGCCACAGGCAATTTGGATGGGCGATCGCGATGGTGGTATTACCTATTGCAATCAATACTGGTTAGACTATACCGGATTGACAATGGAGCAGACTGCTGGCTATGGCTGGATTTATGTCATTCACCCCGATGACCGCGATCGCGTCTTAAAAACTTCGATGCAGGCTGTTGCTAACGCTACAGACTACGAAGTAGAAATTCGCTTCCGTCAAGTTTCTGATGGTAACTATCGTTGGCATATTGTTCGGGGTTTACCATTTCGAGATCAAAGCGGACAGATTATCAAGTGGGTGGGCATCGCTAGCGACATTCACGATCGCAAAGTTGCCGAAGCCTCCCTGCAACAACTCAACGAAATGCTAGAGCAACGAATTCAAGAGCGCACTGCCCAACTCGAAGCCGCCAATAAAGAACTCGAATCCTTCTCCTACTCAGTTTCTCACGACTTGCGGGCACCACTGCGCCACATCGCCGGATTTGTCGAATTGCTTCAGAAGCGCCATAGTTCAACAAGCTTGGATCAAACAAGTCAGCGCTATTTGAAAATAATTGCCGAAACTGCCAAACAGGCAGGAATACTGATCGATGAGTTGCTAACATTTTCTCGCATGGGGCGCACGGAAATGCGCTACATCAACCTGAATATGGAGGAATTAGTACAAGAAGTAAAACGCGATTTAATTACAGAAACCCCAGGACGCACAATCCATTGGCACATCGAGTCCCTGCCAGAAGTGCAGGGCGATCCCTCCATGCTGCGGCTGGTGCTTCGTAACCTGATAGGCAATGCCGTAAAATATACCCAGACTCAAAACCCAGCAGAAATTACTGTTGGAAGTATTGACAATGAAAACGAAGTTATCTTTTTTGTACAAGATAACGGCGTAGGCTTTAATATGCAATATGTACACAAGCTATTCGGAGTATTTCAACGCCTGCATAGCGACCCACAATTTGAAGGCACTGGTGTTGGATTGGCAAACGTGCAACGCATTATTCATCGGCATAATGGTCGAGTTTGGGCAGAGGCTGTAGTTGATAGTGGCGCCACCTTTTATTTCTCGCTGCCGAAGTTGTCAAAGAAGGAAAATGAATGAAAGAACTGAAGCGGATTCTGCTAATTGAAGACAGTGCCAACGATGCAGAGTTAATTCTAGCCGCTTTGTCGGAAAACCATCTCGCCAATGAAGTAGTGGTGGTACGTGATGGAGAAGAAGCACTAGATTATCTTTATCGCCGGGGGTTGTTCCGGTTGCGAATGGAAGGGTATCCTGTGGTGGTGCTGCTCGATTTGAAACTGCCTAAAGTTGATGGGTTAGAAGTGCTGGCACAACTCAAATCTGATCCAGTAATGCGAGTAATTCCAGTGGTGGTACTGACCTCTTCCCGCGAGGAGCCAGACCTAGTTCGCTGCTACGAGTTAGGGGTCAATGCTTATGTTGTCAAGCCAGTAGATTACCATGATTTTGTCGATTCTATTAAGGGTGTTGGCCTGTTTTGGGCAGTGATCAATCAGCCTCCCGTTGGTGCTTTACCTCCCGCACCTCATGCTCAAAAGGAGAGCCAGTGATGAATGTTCTCCGTTTTCTCCTTTTAGAAGACAGCCTGTTAGATGCAGAGCTAGCCCAAGCGATACTAACTGAAGGGGGAATTGATTGCGAACTGATCCGAGTCGAAACTGGTGCTGATTTCCTAGCTGCTTTGGAAACAGAGGTTTTCGATTTAATACTTGCCGATTATGCCTTGCCCTCTTTTGATGGAATTTCGGCTTTGGAAATTGCCCGAAATCGCACTCCTGAGGTTCCTTTTATCTTTGTCTCGGCTGCTCTGGGTGAAGAATTAGCAATCGAAGCTTTGAAGAACGGTGCAACCGATTATGTATTAAAGCAACGACTAGGGCGGTTAGTTCCCTCGGTGCAACGGGCATTGCGGGAAGCGAAAGAGCGGCGTGAGCGCCAGCAAGCAGAGGAGTCTTTACAGAAGAGTGAAGCCAAGTATCGCCGAATTGTTGATACCTCTTATGAGGGAATCTGGATGATTGACTCTGAAGCCCGAACAGAGTTCGTGAATCAGCGGATATCTCAGATGTTGGGTTATTCCGCAGAAGAAATGCTCGGTCGTTCTATATTTGATTTTATGGATCGGGCTGATGATATGGCAGCAGCCGAAGCGAAACTTGAGTGGTTCAAAGGAGAAGAGAGCGATCTCAAAGAAGGGCGATTGCGCTGCCAAGATGGTTCGTATATCTGGACACTGATTTCTGCGACAGCGATTTTGAATGAACAGGGTGAGTGCTTAGGTGCGATCGCTATGCTAACTGACATCACCGATCGCAAACGCACTGAATCAGAACGCGATCGCCTTTTGCAACTTGAGCAAACAGCCAGGGCGGAAGCTGAAGCTGCTAATCGAATCAAAGATGAGTTTTTGGCGGTACTTTCTCATGAATTGCGATCGCCCCTGAATCCGATTCTCGGTTGGGCAAAACTTTTGCAGAGCCGGAAATTTGATGAGGCATCGCTTAACAAGGCACTGAAAACTATTGAGCGCAATGCCAAATTACAAGCTCAATTAATTGAAGACTTACTAGATGTTTCTCGCATCCTCCAAGGCAAACTCAGCCTCAACACGATTCCAGTCGATCTGGTATCCACAATTGAAGCCGCAATGGAAACAGTGCATTTAGCAGCAGAGGCTAAAACCATTGAGATTGAGACGATGCTCGATCCAAATGTGGGGAAAGTTTTGGGTGATGCAGCCCGCTTACAGCAAGTTTTCTGGAATCTTCTATCGAATGCCATCAAGTTTACTGAGACTGAGGGAAAAATAAATGTGCGATTGCAGCACATCGACGCTCAAGCGCAAATTACTTTCAGTGATACAGGTAAAGGCATTGACCCTGACTTTTTACCTCATGTATTTGACTATTTCCGTCAGAGTGATAGTACAACAACTAGAAGGTTTGGTGGATTAGGGTTAGGTTTAGCGATCGCTCGTCACTTGATTGAGATGCACGGGGGAACGATTTGGGCGGAAAGTCCTGGTGAGGAGCAGGGAGCGATTTTCACAGTTAGGTTGCCGCTAATCAAGGACGGGGCGACGATCGAGGATGACACAAATACTGATTCCTCAACTGCCGCTTTTCCCTCCTCGCCCCTGATGGGTTTACAAGTGCTGGTTGTGGATGACAATGATGATACCCGCGACTTTTTCAGCTTTGTACTGGAACAGTTTGGCGCGATCGTCACCGCAGTAGCATCAGGAGATGAAGCATTACAAGCGCTAACCCAGTCAAAGCCAGATATCTTACTCAGCGATATTGGGATGCCAGAGATGAACGGGTATATGCTGATGCAAAAGGTGCGGACTCTGGAAGCAAAAATCGGAGGAAAACAGATGCCGGCGATCGCTCTGACTGCTTATGCAGGCGAAATCAATCAGCAGTACGCACTAAGAGCAGGGTTTCAACAGCACATCGTTAAACCTGTAGCACCAGAGGAATTGCTCATGGTAATTTCTAACTTAGTCCAATCTACTTAAATTTTGTTATCAACCTGAGTAATTAGATGAACTTGCTTAATGTTACAGATTTTAAACTATTCTTCACAAGTAATATAATCTTTTTAATTGCCTGGAATACTCCAAGTAATGCAGAAAATGTGTGTCAAGACGGCTCGGTTAAGGTTTTTTGATGAAAATTCTAGATCGCAAAGACGCGATCGCCGTCAAGACGAAAGACCGATTATTGTAGAGACGGCGATTCATCGCGTCTCTTACCTGAACCGAACAGTATTGCGCCCCTACAAATCTCCAAATAATTTGGGATAATTTATTTTTTGCAAGTCCTTAACGCATATTTAACTTTACCAGATGTGTAATCATTCATGAATAATCAGATCCCTGACTTCTCTAGAAAGTCGATAATCTTGTTGAGCATGAATCATTCAGGATTGTTATATAGATAATTTTTATCTAGTAGATTTAATATTTCATCAATTTTATCCGTGTTTGTACTCTATCATAACTTTACGGATACTCTTAGAATCAACCTAAATTTATTTCCGTAAGGAGTCGGATATGAAGACTTATGACATGTCTTTCATAAAGACCAATGGACTCACAACTTTGTTGGGATTTGTCTCAGTTATATTTATTTTATCATTCACTCTAATTATATTATTTTTTGAAAATATTCAAGGATTTTCAAATCAAGAAAAAATTGAATACATCACTCAAGCATTAACAACGATTGCCATAATTATTGGGGGATTGGCATTAATTCTCAATGGTTACTATACTTCCAGACTCTCTCTGGATGAGAATCACAGCTTGTTAACGCAACTCCTAGCTGGAACACTAGCTTGGGATAACAATATCGTAAATTGTATCAATCAGACACAACTAACTCCACAAGAAATTGTTTCCGAACGCTTTTCTAAAGCGATTGAACAACTAGGAAATGAAAAGATTGAAACGCGATTTGCTGCAATTTATGCTTTGGAACGAATTGCCAAAGATTCCCCGAAAGATCATTGGACAATCATGGAAATCCTCGCTGCTTTTATCCGCGAGAACGCCCCAGTGAATAGGGAATATGAGGATGAGTCACTACAATCATCAAAACTTCCTACAGATATTCAAACAGCCTTAACTGTCATTGGAAGACGCGACTCATCTAAAGATCCAGTCAATCAGAAACTCGATTTACGCAATACAGACCTTAGTAATGCAGACTTAACAGAAGC harbors:
- a CDS encoding hybrid sensor histidine kinase/response regulator, whose amino-acid sequence is MNVLRFLLLEDSLLDAELAQAILTEGGIDCELIRVETGADFLAALETEVFDLILADYALPSFDGISALEIARNRTPEVPFIFVSAALGEELAIEALKNGATDYVLKQRLGRLVPSVQRALREAKERRERQQAEESLQKSEAKYRRIVDTSYEGIWMIDSEARTEFVNQRISQMLGYSAEEMLGRSIFDFMDRADDMAAAEAKLEWFKGEESDLKEGRLRCQDGSYIWTLISATAILNEQGECLGAIAMLTDITDRKRTESERDRLLQLEQTARAEAEAANRIKDEFLAVLSHELRSPLNPILGWAKLLQSRKFDEASLNKALKTIERNAKLQAQLIEDLLDVSRILQGKLSLNTIPVDLVSTIEAAMETVHLAAEAKTIEIETMLDPNVGKVLGDAARLQQVFWNLLSNAIKFTETEGKINVRLQHIDAQAQITFSDTGKGIDPDFLPHVFDYFRQSDSTTTRRFGGLGLGLAIARHLIEMHGGTIWAESPGEEQGAIFTVRLPLIKDGATIEDDTNTDSSTAAFPSSPLMGLQVLVVDDNDDTRDFFSFVLEQFGAIVTAVASGDEALQALTQSKPDILLSDIGMPEMNGYMLMQKVRTLEAKIGGKQMPAIALTAYAGEINQQYALRAGFQQHIVKPVAPEELLMVISNLVQST
- a CDS encoding PAS domain S-box protein, which translates into the protein MSRKARVSQSQNIFAGARNKGAIIREQLLHYSIALLSVALAVGITLLLRPYFTAAPAALFLAAVMVSAWYGGFAPGLLATVLSTLVINYLFHHPLYPQKITNLDILVRLVVFVITAGLIIWLNESRRTAQRKAEASLKSLRESETRFGRLTESNIIGVIVVNLNGLIIEANDAFLQMLNYTREDLRSGRIRWGEIVPLEYIEVSERAIQELTITGSCKPFEQEYIRKDGSQVPVLVGFAKQGDRTIIGFVLDLSERKQAEAEAQHRARQAEEAQSILQMLLEHVPEGITIAGGPPDFPIIANSKLAQELLGRASESLVGISSESYVQLYGLFLADGVTSLTLEQLPLYRATRYGETIRDQECIIERPDGTTITAIANVVPIRDSQGQIIGAIDCWRDITNRKLIEEALRQRETELRLITDTLPVLISFVDSEQRYRFNNRVYEKWFGHPVANIYGKHLWEVVGEPAYQGIRRYVEQVLAGEQVTFESQMPYKDGGTRYINAIYVPQFNKQGIVEGYAALIADISEQQAALRERKLTEEALRDSEERYRILAEVSPQAIWMGDRDGGITYCNQYWLDYTGLTMEQTAGYGWIYVIHPDDRDRVLKTSMQAVANATDYEVEIRFRQVSDGNYRWHIVRGLPFRDQSGQIIKWVGIASDIHDRKVAEASLQQLNEMLEQRIQERTAQLEAANKELESFSYSVSHDLRAPLRHIAGFVELLQKRHSSTSLDQTSQRYLKIIAETAKQAGILIDELLTFSRMGRTEMRYINLNMEELVQEVKRDLITETPGRTIHWHIESLPEVQGDPSMLRLVLRNLIGNAVKYTQTQNPAEITVGSIDNENEVIFFVQDNGVGFNMQYVHKLFGVFQRLHSDPQFEGTGVGLANVQRIIHRHNGRVWAEAVVDSGATFYFSLPKLSKKENE
- a CDS encoding helix-turn-helix domain-containing protein; protein product: MSVTKRLEVLDFIRELRQQLNLSQKQFAAKLGVYFQTVNRWENGHTVPSRIALKRNRRNVTEDG
- a CDS encoding response regulator — protein: MKELKRILLIEDSANDAELILAALSENHLANEVVVVRDGEEALDYLYRRGLFRLRMEGYPVVVLLDLKLPKVDGLEVLAQLKSDPVMRVIPVVVLTSSREEPDLVRCYELGVNAYVVKPVDYHDFVDSIKGVGLFWAVINQPPVGALPPAPHAQKESQ
- a CDS encoding pentapeptide repeat-containing protein; the encoded protein is MSFIKTNGLTTLLGFVSVIFILSFTLIILFFENIQGFSNQEKIEYITQALTTIAIIIGGLALILNGYYTSRLSLDENHSLLTQLLAGTLAWDNNIVNCINQTQLTPQEIVSERFSKAIEQLGNEKIETRFAAIYALERIAKDSPKDHWTIMEILAAFIRENAPVNREYEDESLQSSKLPTDIQTALTVIGRRDSSKDPVNQKLDLRNTDLSNADLTEANLSRAIIVGANLQWVNFTRVNLSEADLSVTCLCGSILYEANLQKAILPEANLQGAVLRKANLSQAILYDANLEGTVLCDANLEGAVLCDANLEGAILCDANLEEVNFEGSNLQDANLIGSNLQRAKLAGANLESALLSTANLQEANFQEANLCGANLSGSENVESQQIEQAIGDRTTILPENLKIPQHWR